The genomic region AGGGTACTCCTGCTGACAGCTACATTCTGGCTGCGTGTACTGCGAGGCTGAGTACGGCGGAGGCGGCGCGTACTGAGGGTATGTGTACTCATAATACTGGGGCGGGTATTTAGGCGCTTCATACGCGTACTCCTGTTCATACTGAGGGTAACATGACCGAGTAGTGGATATCGTAACTGTAGGCGGGTTTCCAGGTGAAGGTGGAGATATGGCTACCGTTGACGAAGACTGCGGCTGTGACATGTAGATGACCTGTGGCGACGGCGCTTGGTACCCTGAGGGTGGGTACTGGTAGCAAGACGGGTCGTAGGGAGATACTGGCGAGTATTCACTGGGCGGTGCGGGTGTTGAACTTTGATACGATGTCACAGACGTCTTGGCCTTGGAGAATGCTGTAAAACAAAACAGTTTTAATTACTAAGCATTCCAAACGTTTGCTGAATTAGCTGTTTAATTGTTACTTACGGTACAGCGCGTTGATCATCTGATTCATTCGCTCATTGAGCGATGCCAGCTGAAACACAACATGacaattattaaaattactatTGATCAAAATTTTACATGttaattttgtaggtatatacaatAGCATTGGCTATTGAACTTTTGATTCAAAGCTTAAACTCACACATGAATTGAAGTATCTTTACGAGCTACACTTGGAACTGAACCCCGTTACTATGGACCGTCATCTGAATAACCCGAGCGGATCAACTAAGATTCTTCTTAGTCTTTCCGAGTCTTCTTGGTCTGACCGCATAGCATGGCTTGCGTTGTTGCGCGTCCCCATATTTGAAGTCGCGTTTGACATACGGAGTCGCGCGCGATAACATGCTaagagccacttgcaccattcactaacccggggttaaccggttaaacctggagttaccatacttaccagtacaatttgacactagattaacggtttaaccgcttaaccccgggttagtgagatggtgcaagtgtgAACAATTTGATGCCATTAATtataattgaataaaaaaaacttacctgTGATTGCTGTAAGCTATGACAAGTTGACGCATGGCTTAGTCCTATACTAAACGTACTTAGCCCTATCAGAAACagaatcatatttatttaattattatgttaaactAAGTCTCTCAAGTTCATGTGTCACATTGTTTCCATCGATCAGTGTTCTTTGATTATAAGTAGAGGTTATTGACTAATAAAGTTTGAGACGTGATCTCAGGCACTGAGATAGGATGTAAGGCGTAAGAACTGATACAGTGATAAGAAaagatttgataataattaagaTTTGGTGAGGGAGCCTGTCGCACGTATGGTTATGTAAAGTTTGATAAGTGTAACTTCGTTTTTCCATTCATACCTATCGATGAAATAGCTTTGTTGCCAAGCGGAACCCAGCTTCcgttgagccgtggcaaaaggcCGGGAaacgtgaggaagatgatggCTTATCTATGAACTATAGCAGAAATAGTATATGTCAATCGCATGCGAAGTATTAGACTGATAAatggtacctagtacctacttataggcaGGGCAGCCATTTCTATCACCAGACAAAGGTTCGAAATTTTTAGGCTAGGCTGACTTTTTTTATTAGCCGCCTTTATTTAGTGACAATAGTTATAGTTAACGGAAATTGTAGAGATGGTAAAGCTAAATGAGGTGGATTTGGCCTGTGGATGTGGGTCGACTGCAAGTCGACTGTCCAAATAGAGCCAAATAGGAtttgttttgtaaaaataaaacttttatacCTATTTTAAGAGTTTTAATGCATACGAGTACTGAATTACTAGAATAGCTGCATGTTTTTACATAATCAAGTTATGGTAAAAACCAAAGCGTTAAAAGCACACCTATACACCAGGGAACTTTAAAATGTCATCTACGTTATATTACTAGATCCATAATTTGTTCCtctagatttttattgttactagCATTATGTTTAAGTTAGCTACAGCTCTTTTAAGAAACAATACAGCAACTGACGCTGCGAAGTCTAAAAAAGTTTGTATGATTAGTGGTGCCACAGAGTtatctaaatatctacatagttatattactAAATCAATACTATCTTCCTCTTGGATTTTATCATCACTAAACTTATTTTTCTTCTTAGACTGCCATTTAGCCACAGCTCTTTCTAGAAACAAAACACCAACGGAGGCTATGAAGCCACCAACTGTTAGTATGATCAGGGGTGCCACATCGCCGTAACTGACTTGTTCGGCTAGCAAGGCCGCCCGACAAGGAGGGGGTTTGAGTTGCCAACGGGACAGCATTCGTTTGGCCAGCCCTGTCTCGAGAAGCCAGTCACCTCCAATGCGGAGTATGTTCGTCCACTGTCCACGGCTTGTTGTTATCAGCCAGGTCATTACCTGCAAGAGAattaaagggacccactgattaacagtccgccgcatggtatcggcctgtcagttgttcggaactgtcaactttttgttctaactgacaggccgataccgtccggcggactgttaatcagtgggcccattAAGAGAGTTTTTAGAAAAAAGTgacctcgtgattctgagtagaaataacctaAAAGTTGAtggtttttagaaaaaaaatgtaaatgctACACTTTTTCCGAAAATGCCCTTAAATAGACACTTGCTAATAGTTACCATACTTGAAGTAGGACTTAGCGTGAAAACTTAGAACTCTATGCATTTGGCATATAGGTAAAGCCCAGTTTTCACACTAACATATGCATTATGCATATAGTTTTCTAAAAATATTCGAAAACTTCTGGAAACTTTCATGAGAAAATTCTCATGCATGTTTCCACTTAGACATTTCCCGTTCAG from Cydia amplana chromosome 19, ilCydAmpl1.1, whole genome shotgun sequence harbors:
- the LOC134657165 gene encoding uncharacterized protein LOC134657165, with product MILFLIGLSTFSIGLSHASTCHSLQQSQLASLNERMNQMINALYPFSKAKTSVTSYQSSTPAPPSEYSPVSPYDPSCYQYPPSGYQAPSPQVIYMSQPQSSSTVAISPPSPGNPPTVTISTTRSCYPQYEQEYAYEAPKYPPQYYEYTYPQYAPPPPYSASQYTQPECSCQQEYPPQQPRRPAPSTPPQTEYQNCPPAPPCSPPPPYQPTNYPPAPSSPYTQPYAPIFLKIVRDMIDSILI